The Triticum aestivum cultivar Chinese Spring chromosome 3A, IWGSC CS RefSeq v2.1, whole genome shotgun sequence genome includes a region encoding these proteins:
- the LOC123061519 gene encoding uncharacterized protein isoform X2 produces MGSLDSAAGSGSYKRAAAPAPVPRTPAGGGGAARRPGVRSRLARFVLVDKVDFLQWIGTGAAFFFVTILVYTFLPGSLVVENPTMLLPSRRASGGRGRGGTEAVLPRGLGGLETGEGLTFEPTRLRDKWARERSQDAQSLAELGRPVKRVGARKPRLALVFGDLSPDAMQLQMISVASVLEAMGYEMKVFSFEDGPCSSIWSTIGIPVEILPVDTKLLTSIDWLDYDGMLVNSIEARPVFSSLLQEPFKSVPVIWTVQETSLAHCIREYKSSGMTQILGGWQEVFSRANVIVFPNYILPVMYAAFDSGNYFVIPGSPAPAFQADRFIAKNYDKDVRISLSLGPRDFVIAMVGSQFSYDGLLMEEALVLQAVGPLLQQYPSENSTQTELKVRILTGNQTDKHRIALEAIALNVGFSRGAVEHVAVEDTDNLLAIANLVIYCSCLDEQSFPGVLVEAMILEKLVIAPDLGMITKYIDDGINGLLFPRKNIAMLSQVLLQVVSNGELSDLGKNIASVGKARAKDLMASETIEGYAVLLENVIKFPSETLTPLSAGEIPLPLKQEWKWHLFEDVKNLYNVNESLADCKMLQKMDWHRNRKDDPHSITPKIDETFSAIAWKEERANGIMSAKMKLEEEYLKERSDQPHGTWEEVYRNVKRVDRMKNELHERDEKELERTGQPLCIYEPFYGEGTWPFLHQSSLYRGIGLSSKGRRFGADDIDASSRLPLLNSGYYRDILGEFGAFFALANRIDRIHKNSWIGFQSWRVTARKANLSKNAESAMLEAIQTQKHGDAFYFWVRMDQDPRNHANQDFWSLCDAINAGNCRLAVLEAFQRIYGLQLDGDLNSLPRMPNDGDTWSVMQSWVMPTRSFLEFVMFSRDAVL; encoded by the exons ATGGGCTCCCTCGACAGCGCCGCCGGGTCGGGGAGCTACAAGCGCGCGGCGGCGCCGGCCCCGGTGCCGCGCACcccggcgggcggcgggggcgcggcgcGGAGGCCGGGCGTGAGATCCAGGCTCGCGCGGTTCGTGCTCGTCGACAAGGTGGACTTCCTTCAGTGGATCGGCACCggcgccgccttcttcttcgtcaccATTCTCGTGTACACCTTCCTCCCCGGATCGCTCGTCGTCGAGAACCCGACGATGCTGCTCCCTTCGCGACGCGCCAGCGGGGGACGGGGGCGGGGCGGGACCGAAGCCGTGCTGCCTCGCGGCCTCGGCGGGCTGGAGACCGGCGAGGGCCTCACGTTCGAGCCCACGAGGCTGCGGGACAAGTGGGCGAGGGAGCGGAGTCAGGATGCTCAGAGCTTGGCGGAGCTCGGGAGACCCGTCAAGAGGGTCGGGGCCCGGAAGCCGCGCCTCGCCTTG GTGTTTGGGGATCTCTCTCCCGACGCAATGCAGCTTCAGATGATCAGCGTCGCCTCGGTGCTGGAGGCGATGGGCTACGAAATGAAG GTTTTCTCATTTGAGGATGGCCCATGTAGTAGTATTTGGAGTACTATTGGCATACCAGTTGAGATCTTACCTGTGGACACAAAGTTACTCACTTCTATAGATTGGCTAGA CTATGATGGCATGCTTGTAAACTCAATTGAAGCAAGGCCAGTATTTTCAAG TCTTCTGCAGGAGCCTTTCAAATCCGTACCTGTCATTTGGACTGTGCAAGAGACTTCCCTCGCTCATTGTATTAGGGAATATAAGTCTAGTGGAATGACTCAAATCCTAGGTGGTTGGCAAGAAGTCTTTAGCAGGGCAAATGTTATAGTTTTTCCCAACTACATATTGCCG GTGATGTATGCTGCATTTGATTCTGGTAACTATTTCGTGATTCCAGGTTCTCCTGCACCAGCATTTCAAGCTGATAGATTCATTGCGAAAAATTATGACAAAGATGTGAGAATCAGCCTGAGTTTAGGTCCAAGAGATTTTGTAATTGCTATGGTTGGTAGTCAGTTTTCATATGATGGGCTTTTGATGGAAGAGGCACTTGTCTTGCAAGCAGTAGGACCTCTTTTACAGCAGTATCCTTCTGAGAATAGCACACAGACTGAACTGAAAGTGAGAATCTTGACAGGAAACCAAACTGATAAGCATAGGATAGCTCTTGAG GCCATTGCTTTAAATGTTGGCTTCTCAAGAGGTGCAGTGGAGCATGTTGCTGTTGAAGATACTGACAATCTCCTTGCTATAGCTAACCTTGTCATATACTGTTCTTGCCTTGATGAGCAATCCTTCCCCGGTGTGCTAGTTGAAGCTATGATTCTTGAGAAGCTGGTTATAGCTCCGGACCTTGGAATGATCACAAAATAT ATTGATGATGGGATAAATGGACTCCTTTTTCCAAGAAAGAATATCGCCATGTTAAGCCAAGTCCTACTGCAAGTGGTATCAAATGGGGAACTATCCGATCTAGGGAAAAATATTGCATCAGTTGGTAAAGCCCGTGCGAAGGATCTGATGGCTTCTGAAACCATTGAAGGCTATGCTGTACTATTGGAAAATGTTATCAAGTTTCCTTCCGAAACACTGACCCCGTTAAGTGCTGGGGAGATACCTTTACCTTTGAAACAAGAGTGGAAATGGCATCTATTTGAGGATGTGAAGAACTTATACAATGTGAATGAAAGTTTGGCTGACTGCAAGATGCTCCAGAAAATGGATTGGCACAGGAACAGAAAGGATGACCCTCACAGTATTACACCAAAGATTGATGAAACGTTCTCTGCTATTGCATGGAAGGAAGAAAGAGCAAATGGTATTATGAGCGCCAAAATGAAATTGGAAGAAGAGTAT TTGAAGGAGAGGAGTGACCAACCTCATGGAACATGGGAGGAAGTGTATAGAAATGTCAAAAGGGTGGATAGGATGAAAAATGAATTGCATGAAAGAGATGAAAAGGAGCTTGAACGGACAGGTCAGCCACTCTGTATATACGAACCCTTCTATGGGGAGGGAACTTGGCCCTTTCTGCATCAAAGCTCTCTGTATCGTGGAATTGGCCTG TCTTCAAAAGGTCGAAGATTCGGAGCAGATGACATTGATGCTTCTTCTCGTCTCCCGCTGCTCAACAGTGGGTACTACAGAGATATCCTTGGCGAATTTGGAGCTTTCTTTGCTCTGGCTAACAGAATTGACCGGATACACAAGAATTCTTGGATAGGATTTCAATCCTGGAGGGTGACTGCAAGAAAG GCGAACTTGTCAAAAAATGCTGAATCTGCAATGTTGGAAGCTATTCAAACTCAAAAGCATGGAGATGCCTTCTACTTTTGGGTTCGTATGGACCAAGATCCAAgaaatcatgctaatcaagatttCTGGTCCCTCTGTGATGCGATTAATGCTGGGAACTGCAG GTTAGCTGTTTTGGAGGCTTTTCAAAGGATATATGGCTTGCAGCTTGATGGAGATTTGAATTCTCTGCCACGTATGCCTAATGATGGAGACACGTGGTCTGTGATGCAAAGTTGGGTTATGCCTACGAGATCATTCCTGGAATTTGTAATGTTCTCaag AGATGCTGTTTTGTAG
- the LOC123061519 gene encoding uncharacterized protein isoform X1, with amino-acid sequence MGSLDSAAGSGSYKRAAAPAPVPRTPAGGGGAARRPGVRSRLARFVLVDKVDFLQWIGTGAAFFFVTILVYTFLPGSLVVENPTMLLPSRRASGGRGRGGTEAVLPRGLGGLETGEGLTFEPTRLRDKWARERSQDAQSLAELGRPVKRVGARKPRLALVFGDLSPDAMQLQMISVASVLEAMGYEMKVFSFEDGPCSSIWSTIGIPVEILPVDTKLLTSIDWLDYDGMLVNSIEARPVFSSLLQEPFKSVPVIWTVQETSLAHCIREYKSSGMTQILGGWQEVFSRANVIVFPNYILPVMYAAFDSGNYFVIPGSPAPAFQADRFIAKNYDKDVRISLSLGPRDFVIAMVGSQFSYDGLLMEEALVLQAVGPLLQQYPSENSTQTELKVRILTGNQTDKHRIALEAIALNVGFSRGAVEHVAVEDTDNLLAIANLVIYCSCLDEQSFPGVLVEAMILEKLVIAPDLGMITKYIDDGINGLLFPRKNIAMLSQVLLQVVSNGELSDLGKNIASVGKARAKDLMASETIEGYAVLLENVIKFPSETLTPLSAGEIPLPLKQEWKWHLFEDVKNLYNVNESLADCKMLQKMDWHRNRKDDPHSITPKIDETFSAIAWKEERANGIMSAKMKLEEEYLKERSDQPHGTWEEVYRNVKRVDRMKNELHERDEKELERTGQPLCIYEPFYGEGTWPFLHQSSLYRGIGLSSKGRRFGADDIDASSRLPLLNSGYYRDILGEFGAFFALANRIDRIHKNSWIGFQSWRVTARKANLSKNAESAMLEAIQTQKHGDAFYFWVRMDQDPRNHANQDFWSLCDAINAGNCRLAVLEAFQRIYGLQLDGDLNSLPRMPNDGDTWSVMQSWVMPTRSFLEFVMFSRMFVDALDAQMYDKHNQTGHCILSLHRDKHCYSGVLELIVNVWAFHSARRMVYVNPETGAMQEQHPLEGRRGQMSIQWFSYATLKSMDEDLAEEADADHPDRRWLWPQTGEVVWQGLYERERTMRQQEKERRKQQTKDKIQRMKKRARQKTIGRYIKPPSDDAGRLNDTRTDI; translated from the exons ATGGGCTCCCTCGACAGCGCCGCCGGGTCGGGGAGCTACAAGCGCGCGGCGGCGCCGGCCCCGGTGCCGCGCACcccggcgggcggcgggggcgcggcgcGGAGGCCGGGCGTGAGATCCAGGCTCGCGCGGTTCGTGCTCGTCGACAAGGTGGACTTCCTTCAGTGGATCGGCACCggcgccgccttcttcttcgtcaccATTCTCGTGTACACCTTCCTCCCCGGATCGCTCGTCGTCGAGAACCCGACGATGCTGCTCCCTTCGCGACGCGCCAGCGGGGGACGGGGGCGGGGCGGGACCGAAGCCGTGCTGCCTCGCGGCCTCGGCGGGCTGGAGACCGGCGAGGGCCTCACGTTCGAGCCCACGAGGCTGCGGGACAAGTGGGCGAGGGAGCGGAGTCAGGATGCTCAGAGCTTGGCGGAGCTCGGGAGACCCGTCAAGAGGGTCGGGGCCCGGAAGCCGCGCCTCGCCTTG GTGTTTGGGGATCTCTCTCCCGACGCAATGCAGCTTCAGATGATCAGCGTCGCCTCGGTGCTGGAGGCGATGGGCTACGAAATGAAG GTTTTCTCATTTGAGGATGGCCCATGTAGTAGTATTTGGAGTACTATTGGCATACCAGTTGAGATCTTACCTGTGGACACAAAGTTACTCACTTCTATAGATTGGCTAGA CTATGATGGCATGCTTGTAAACTCAATTGAAGCAAGGCCAGTATTTTCAAG TCTTCTGCAGGAGCCTTTCAAATCCGTACCTGTCATTTGGACTGTGCAAGAGACTTCCCTCGCTCATTGTATTAGGGAATATAAGTCTAGTGGAATGACTCAAATCCTAGGTGGTTGGCAAGAAGTCTTTAGCAGGGCAAATGTTATAGTTTTTCCCAACTACATATTGCCG GTGATGTATGCTGCATTTGATTCTGGTAACTATTTCGTGATTCCAGGTTCTCCTGCACCAGCATTTCAAGCTGATAGATTCATTGCGAAAAATTATGACAAAGATGTGAGAATCAGCCTGAGTTTAGGTCCAAGAGATTTTGTAATTGCTATGGTTGGTAGTCAGTTTTCATATGATGGGCTTTTGATGGAAGAGGCACTTGTCTTGCAAGCAGTAGGACCTCTTTTACAGCAGTATCCTTCTGAGAATAGCACACAGACTGAACTGAAAGTGAGAATCTTGACAGGAAACCAAACTGATAAGCATAGGATAGCTCTTGAG GCCATTGCTTTAAATGTTGGCTTCTCAAGAGGTGCAGTGGAGCATGTTGCTGTTGAAGATACTGACAATCTCCTTGCTATAGCTAACCTTGTCATATACTGTTCTTGCCTTGATGAGCAATCCTTCCCCGGTGTGCTAGTTGAAGCTATGATTCTTGAGAAGCTGGTTATAGCTCCGGACCTTGGAATGATCACAAAATAT ATTGATGATGGGATAAATGGACTCCTTTTTCCAAGAAAGAATATCGCCATGTTAAGCCAAGTCCTACTGCAAGTGGTATCAAATGGGGAACTATCCGATCTAGGGAAAAATATTGCATCAGTTGGTAAAGCCCGTGCGAAGGATCTGATGGCTTCTGAAACCATTGAAGGCTATGCTGTACTATTGGAAAATGTTATCAAGTTTCCTTCCGAAACACTGACCCCGTTAAGTGCTGGGGAGATACCTTTACCTTTGAAACAAGAGTGGAAATGGCATCTATTTGAGGATGTGAAGAACTTATACAATGTGAATGAAAGTTTGGCTGACTGCAAGATGCTCCAGAAAATGGATTGGCACAGGAACAGAAAGGATGACCCTCACAGTATTACACCAAAGATTGATGAAACGTTCTCTGCTATTGCATGGAAGGAAGAAAGAGCAAATGGTATTATGAGCGCCAAAATGAAATTGGAAGAAGAGTAT TTGAAGGAGAGGAGTGACCAACCTCATGGAACATGGGAGGAAGTGTATAGAAATGTCAAAAGGGTGGATAGGATGAAAAATGAATTGCATGAAAGAGATGAAAAGGAGCTTGAACGGACAGGTCAGCCACTCTGTATATACGAACCCTTCTATGGGGAGGGAACTTGGCCCTTTCTGCATCAAAGCTCTCTGTATCGTGGAATTGGCCTG TCTTCAAAAGGTCGAAGATTCGGAGCAGATGACATTGATGCTTCTTCTCGTCTCCCGCTGCTCAACAGTGGGTACTACAGAGATATCCTTGGCGAATTTGGAGCTTTCTTTGCTCTGGCTAACAGAATTGACCGGATACACAAGAATTCTTGGATAGGATTTCAATCCTGGAGGGTGACTGCAAGAAAG GCGAACTTGTCAAAAAATGCTGAATCTGCAATGTTGGAAGCTATTCAAACTCAAAAGCATGGAGATGCCTTCTACTTTTGGGTTCGTATGGACCAAGATCCAAgaaatcatgctaatcaagatttCTGGTCCCTCTGTGATGCGATTAATGCTGGGAACTGCAG GTTAGCTGTTTTGGAGGCTTTTCAAAGGATATATGGCTTGCAGCTTGATGGAGATTTGAATTCTCTGCCACGTATGCCTAATGATGGAGACACGTGGTCTGTGATGCAAAGTTGGGTTATGCCTACGAGATCATTCCTGGAATTTGTAATGTTCTCaag GATGTTTGTAGATGCGCTGGATGCACAGATGTACGACAAGCATAATCAAACTGGGCATTGCATCTTGAGTCTCCACAGG GACAAGCACTGCTACTCTGGTGTTCTCGAGTTGATTGTAAACGTTTGGGCGTTCCACAGTGCACGGCGGATGGTGTATGTAAACCCAGAGACTGGTGCAATGCAGGAGCAGCATCCGCTGGAGGGCAGGAGAGGTCAGATGTCAATCCAGTGGTTCTCCTACGCTACTCTGAAGAGCATGGACGAAGACTTGGCAGAAGAGGCTGATGCGGACCACCCCGACAGAAGGTGGCTCTGGCCACAAACTGGCGAAGTTGTGTGGCAAG